The following coding sequences are from one Musa acuminata AAA Group cultivar baxijiao chromosome BXJ1-6, Cavendish_Baxijiao_AAA, whole genome shotgun sequence window:
- the LOC135676381 gene encoding diphosphomevalonate decarboxylase 2-like encodes MVSGTESRILTATGRTPTNIAVIKYWGKRDEALILPVNDSISVTLDPDHLSATTTVVVSPTFDRDRMWLNGKEIPLSGDRFQSCLREIRKLADDVEDEKKGIRIRKDDWQKLHVHIASYNNFPTAAGLASSAAGLACFVFTLAKLMNVKEDCGKLSSIARQGSGSACRSMYGGFVKWTMGKDACGSDSIAVQLASESHWNDLVIIIAVVSSKQKETSSTTGMRDSVETSPLLQHRAQTVVPGRILQMEDSIRNRDFASFARLTCADSNQFHAVCLDTSPPIFYMNDTSHRIISLVERWNRSEGTPQAAYTFDAGPNAVLIAPNRKSAGLLLQRLLFCFPPTADNELTSYVIGDKSILHEAGLQSMKDVEALPPPPESKDKYPSQKFPGKVSYFICTRLGSGPRVLTDESLALLSPTTGLP; translated from the exons atggtgtCGGGAACCGAGAGCAGGATTCTGACGGCGACCGGAAGAACTCCCACCAACATCGCGGTGATCAAGTATTGGGGGAAGCGCGACGAGGCCCTCATCCTCCCCGTCAACGACAGCATCAGTGTCACCCTCGATCCTGACCATCTCTCCGCCACCACCACCGTCGTCGTTAGCCCTACCTTCGACAGAGATCGGATGTGGCTCAATGGCAAG GAGATTCCACTCTCTGGAGATAGATTCCAGAGCTGTTTGAGGGAAATCAGGAAACTTGCCGATGATGTCGAGGATGAGAAGAAGGGTATCCGTATCCGGAAGGATGATTGGCAGAAATTGCATGTCCACATTGCTTCCTATAACAATTTCCCCACAGCTGCAGGATTGGCGTCTTCGGCTGCTGGCCTTGCTTGTTTTG TTTTCACTCTAGCAAAGCTAATGAATGTGAAGGAAGATTGTGGAAAGCTTTCATCCATTGCGAG GCAAGGGTCAGGCAGTGCATGTCGCAGTATGTATGGTGGTTTTGTCAAATGGACCATGGGTAAG GATGCCTGTGGAAGTGACAGCATTGCAGTTCAGCTTGCTTCAGAATCACATTGGAATGACCTTGTTATTATCATAGCAGTG GTGAGTTCAAAGCAGAAGGAAACTAGTAGCACCACTGGCATGCGTGACAGTGTTGAGACAAGTCCGCTCTTACAACATAGAGCCCAG ACTGTTGTCCCAGGTCGTATTTTGCAGATGGAAGACTCTATCAGAAATCGTGATTTTGCATCTTTTGCTAGGTTGACTTGTGCAGACAGTAATCAGTTTCATGCTGTTTGCTTGGATACTAGCCCCCCTATATTCTACATGAATGATACATCACACAG GATAATCAGTCTTGTTGAAAGATGGAACAGGTCTGAAGGAACACCACAG GCAGCCTACACTTTCGACGCGGGGCCCAACGCCGTCTTGATTGCACCAAACAGAAAATCCGCTGGTCTTCTGCTTCAGCGCCTGCTATTCTGCTTCCCGCCAACAGCAGACAATGAATTGACTAG TTATGTAATAGGAGACAAATCAATTCTGCATGAAGCTGGTCTACAGTCCATGAAAGATGTTGAAGCCCTGCCACCACCACCTGAGAGCAAGGACAAATATCCATCTCAAAAGTTCCCCGGCAAGGTCAGCTATTTCATCTGCACCAGGCTTGGGAGTGGACCAAGGGTGCTCACTGATGAAAGTCTAGCTCTGCTAAGTCCCACTACTGGACTCCCATAG